One genomic window of Chanos chanos chromosome 13, fChaCha1.1, whole genome shotgun sequence includes the following:
- the cacna1ha gene encoding voltage-dependent T-type calcium channel subunit alpha-1H: MTDGEGREHFHYLESEEVRVPVSALYRAPSPGEDIGDEEEKSSTWIPVPDSSQAQGSSARDPTPDLVSDEEEQPPYPALAPVVFFCVKQTTRPRSWCLKMVCNPWFEHVSMLVILLNCVTLGMFQPCEDVKCESEWCIILQAFDDCIFAFFAVEMVIKMIALGIFGSKCYLGDTWNRLDFFIVMAGMMEYSLDGHNASLSAIRTVRVLRPLRAINRVPSMRILVTLLLDTLPMLGNVLLLCFFVFFIFGIVGVQLWAGLLRNRCFLEEDVKDLYNLSFMSPYYMHEDGEDSPFICSTAKENGMLRCRDVPPLREGDVACTLSAPPLGQAHFGLDGPSKNSCVNWNQYYNVCRPGELNPHKGAVNFDNIGYAWIAIFQVITLEGWVDIMYYVMDAHSFYNFIYFILLIIVGSFFMINLCLVVIATQFSETKQRENQLMQEQRARYLSNDSTLASYSEPGSCYEEMLRYISHLYRKVKRRASRVYNGWQSKRRKKVNPNSGLGGTNGHSRQRGGGHWVHSIHNLIQHHQHHHCHLSNGSPSPQGQQGTPGMGEALEMRSFTSGTQLTLPSHSNTVQSLSPGAQSVHSIFQGDFHEAPQIRCASTGNTAGIPSLGRLNGGMNYPTILPSFICSYTSNAVVGKGRVSNPDSGDMVDPFEKLQQLMGEHGHSMLLQMASVVPGPLLFELISCPYCARTLEGMDLELGESDCSRSEGDVVHEFSHGAEFKPARLRRRRRLEEKIRVAQYWQDFREKLKRIVDSKYFNRGIMIAILINTLSMGIEYHEQPEELTDILEISNIVFTSMFVLEMLFKLLAFGLFGYIKNPYNIFDGIIVVISVWEIIGQADGGLSVLRTFRLLRVLKLVRFLPALRRQLVVLMKTMDNVATFCMLLMLFIFTFSILGMHLFGCKFSLKMENGDTIPDRKNFDSLLWAIVTVFQILTQEDWNVVLYNGMASTSPLAALYFVALMTFGNYVLFNLLVAILVEGFQAEGDANKSDADEEKRSVNFEEEEKIGELRATELKMYSLMMSANGHVDPRATAPPPIIMRTAATPMPTPKSSLGPESVLGLGPSRRGSGVSVDPYSYDQRSLTSPRRSPCHPKGSGSNWGSRRSSWNSLARAPSLKRKDTSGERESLLSGEGRGSFEDEDSEGDLTEKGGIAGGEAVQRPSSLDLPEQAQSPSLWLSGEHQDCNGRTLHLPSDLPSELSREDSNADEDIDDGFCFRLRRMLDAHKPQWCRDHEDWSLYLFSPQNEFRMTCQKVISHKLFDHVVLVFIFLNCITIALERPDIKSHSTERVFLSISNYIFTVIFVAEMTVKVVALGFCSGKHSYLQSTWNVLDGVLVFVSLVDILVSLASTGGNRILGILRVLRLLRTLRPLRVISRAPGLKLVVETLITSLRPIGNIVLICCAFFIVFGILGVQLFKGKFYHCEGPDTRNITNKTDCLQANYRWIRRKYNFDNLGQALMSLFVLSCKDGWVNIMYDGLDAVGVDQQPVRNHNPWMLLYFISFLLIVSFFVLNMFVGVVVENFHKCRQDQEEEEARLREEKRQRLMEKKRRSKENCGSEAQQRPYYADYSPARLYIHTLCTSHYLDLFITGIICINVVTMSMEHYNQSVYLDEALKYCNYVFTVVFIIEALLKLVAFGVRRFFKDRWNQLDLAIVLLSIMGITLEEIKMNAALPINPTIIRIMRVLRIARVLKLLKMATGMRALLDTVMQALPQVGNLGLLFMLLFFIYAALGVELFGKLECSEKNPCEGLSSHATFENFGMAFLTLFRVSTGDNWNGIMKDTLRECTPEDKHCLPYLPWVSPIYFVTFVLMAQFVLVNVVVAVLMKHLEESNKEAKEDAEMDAEIELEMEIARRLSNVSAGSSVSPEDRATYVGPRPDSPGQGDGLQGGRENLLSPQKMSVSRMHSLPNDSYMFRPVRPASAPYPLQEVDSNQGYLELGSITSVHSQPCEGHSLLQVPGVSPESCFSTCMPRIPPPKPSPTHSVGRALRRQEAIKNDSVDVQSFDSKDNLNRQTGATSGGFTLPVPRISAPGSPRASTLLPDRGRSPSVRTLQCLYSQHNIPSRPPSRAGSSNSISPSSSMFDSTDPTDEEVRHINSSARMWGGVQTEVRSHSLSPYATTEALHSDPAPEKNSSSTLNLAACGLRDKDLKKIFSVDTKGFLDKPTGTEDLRRHSIEICPSVDDEMFNQARGEKRHIPVRGQSLHIPRKKKMSPPCISIEPPMETKGPPPLVSMKPRKASESSMLLRRRTPSYDMALQRDSLELLEQQALSQPPLIKVERHPSHCGEYLSLPQFTFEQPDPSGSVDLLADILSEKDSSTQSSSFDNRIEESTDFSTVNRTGQ; the protein is encoded by the exons gtATGAGAATACTGGTGACTCTGCTCCTTGATACTCTGCCTATGTTAGGCAATGTTctcctgctgtgttttttcGTCTTCTTTATATTCGGCATTGTCGGAGTGCAACTGTGGGCAGGCCTCCTGCGGAACAGGTGTTTCCTGGAAGAAGATGTGAAGGA cctGTATAACCTGTCGTTCATGAGTCCCTATTACATGCATGAGGATGGTGAAGACAGTCCGTTCATCTGTTCGACCGCTAAGGAGAACGGCATGCTACGCTGCCGTGATGTGCCTCCACTCAGGGAAGGAGACGTGGCGTGCACACTGAGCGCGCCCCCTCTCGGACAGGCCCACTTCGGCCTGGACGGGCCCAGCAAGAACAGTTGTGTGAACTGGAACCAGTATTACAATGTATGCAGACCTGGGGAACTAAACCCTCACAAAGGAGCAGTTAACTTTGATAATATTGGATATGCTTGGATTGCTATCTTCCAG GTCATCACGTTAGAAGGATGGGTGGACATTATGTATTATGTTATGGATGCACACTCCTTTtacaattttatatattttatactgcTCATTATA GTGGGCTCCTTCTTCATGATCAACCTGTGCCTGGTTGTGATCGCAACCCAGTTCTCCGAGACCAAGCAGCGGGAGAACCAGCTGATGCAGGAGCAGCGGGCGCGTTACCTTTCCAACGACAGCACCCTGGCCAGCTACTCAGAGCCGGGCAGCTGCTACGAGGAGATGCTCAGGTACATCAGCCACCTGTACCGCAAGGTGAAGCGCAGAGCCTCCCGTGTCTACAACGGCTGGCAGAGCAAACGCAGGAAAAAAGTGAACCCCAACAGCGGCCTGGGCGGGACGAATGGGCACAGCAGGCAACGAGGAGGCGGCCACTGGGTCCATTCCATCCACAACCTCATCCAGCACCACCAGCATCACCACTGTCACCTCAGTAACGGAAGCCCCAGCccccagggacagcagggcacccCGGGGATGGGCGAAGCCCTGGAGATGAGATCCTTCACGTCTGGGACTCAGCTAACTCTGCCCTCCCACTCAAACACTGTGCAGAGTTTATCTCCAGGGGCCCAGTCCGTTCACAGCATTTTTCAAGGTGACTTTCACGAGGCCCCGCAAATCCGCTGTGCATCCACTGGCAATACAGCAGGCATCCCGTCGCTTGGGAGGCTTAATGGGGGCATGAACTACCCAACTATTTTGCCATCTTTCATCTGCAGTTACACAAGCAACGCAGTAGTGGGCAAAGGCAGGGTTTCAAACCCCGACTCAGGAGATATGGTGGATCCTTTTGAGAAGCTGCAACAGCTTATGGGAGAGCACG GTCACAGCATGCTGCTACAGATGGCAAGCGTGGTACCAGGCCCGCTGCTCTTTGAACTGATCAGCTGCCCGTACTGCGCGCGGACGCTGGAGGGCATGGACCTGGAGCTGGGCGAGTCGGACTGCTCCAGGTCCGAGGGAGACGTGGTGCACGAGTTCTCCCATGGGGCCGAGTTCAAGCCGGCCCGTTTGCGCCGACGCAGGAGGCTGGAGGAGAAAATCCGTGTGGCCCAGTACTGGCAGGACTTCAGGGAAAAACTCAAACGGATCGTGGATAGCAAATACTTCAACCGGGGGATTATGATCGCTATCCTCATCAACACCTTGAGTATGGGGATCGAGTACCATGAGCAG CCGGAGGAGCTGACGGACATTCTGGAGATCAGCAACATCGTCTTCACGAGCATGTTCGTCCTGGAGATGCTCTTTAAGCTGCTGGCCTTTGGACTCTTCGGCTACATTAAGAACCCTTACAATATATTTGACGGGATCATTGTTGTCATTAG TGTGTGGGAGATCATCGGCCAGGCCGACGGAGGCCTGTCTGTATTGAGGACGTTTCGTCTTCTGCGCGTGCTCAAACTGGTCCGATTCCTGCCTGCTCTACGCAGACAGCTAGTGGTCCTGATGAAGACTATGGACAACGTGGCCACTTTTTGCATGCTTCTAATGCTCTTCATCTTCACATTCAG TATTCTTGGAATGCATCTGTTCGGATGCAAGTTCAGCCTAAAGATGGAGAACGGAGATACCATCCCAGACAGAAAGAACTTTGACTCTCTGCTGTGGGCGATCGTCACTGTGTTCCAG ATCCTGACTCAGGAGGACTGGAATGTAGTCCTGTATAATGGGATGGCTTCTACCTCACCACTGGCTGCCCTGTATTTCGTGGCCCTGATGACCTTTGGGAACTACGTCCTGTTTAACCTTCTGGTGGCCATCTTGGTCGAGGGTTTTCAGGCAGAG ggAGACGCCAACAAGTCAGACGCAGACGAGGAGAAGAGATCTGTAAATttcgaggaggaggagaaaatagGAGAACTACGAGCTACAG AGCTGAAGATGTATTCTCTGATGATGTCGGCCAATGGGCACGTTGACCCCAGAGCCACTGCACCTCCACCGATCATCATGCGTACGGCTGCCACGCCCATGCCCACCCCAAAGAGCTCCCTAGGCCCAGAGTCAGTGCTCGGTTTGGGACCGTCACGGAGGGGCAGCGGGGTCTCAGTAGACCCATATTCATATGATCAGAGGTCCCTG ACCAGTCCGCGGAGATCTCCGTGTCATCCCAAAGGCTCGGGCAGTAACTGGGGCAGCCGCAGGTCCAGCTGGAACAGCCTGGCTCGGGCTCCGAGTTTGAAGAGGAAGGACACGTCTGGGGAGAGGGAGTCCCTGCTGTCCGGAGAGGGCAGAGGAAGTTTCGAGGATGAGGATTCTGAAGGAGACTTGACAGAGAAAGGCGGCATCGCCGGTGGGGAGGCTGTGCAGCGTCCCAGCTCTCTGGACCTCCCTGAACAAGCTCAGAGCCCCAGTCTGTGGCTGTCGGGAGAGCACCAGGACTGCAACGGGAGAACCTTACACCTGCCCTCTGACCTGCCCTCTGAACTCAGCAGAGAGGACTCCAACGCAGACGAGGACATAGACGAT GGCTTCTGTTTCCGCCTACGGAGGATGCTGGATGCTCACAAACCCCAGTGGTGCAGAGATCACGAGGACTGGTCCTTGTATCTGTTCTCTCCTCAGAATGA ATTTCGGATGACGTGTCAAAAGGTCATCTCTCACAAGCTGTTTGACCACGTGGTGCTGGTGTTTATCTTCCTCAACTGCATCACCATCGCCCTGGAGAGGCCTGACATTAAGTCCCACAGCACG GAGCGTGTTTTCTTAAGTATCTCTAATTACATTTTCACTGTGATTTTTGTGGCTGAGATGACAGTGAAG GTGGTGGCCCTAGGCTTTTGCTCGGGAAAACATAGCTATCTTCAAAGCACCTGGAACGTCTTGGATGGAGTGCTAGTCTTTGTCTCACTCGTAGACATCCTGGTGTCTCTGGCGTCCACTGGAGGGAACAGAATTCTGGGTATCTTGAGGGTACTGCGTCTGCTGAGGACCCTACGGCCtctgag AGTGATCAGCCGGGCCCCTGGACTCAAACTGGTAGTGGAGACGTTGATTACGTCGCTGCGACCCATCGGAAACATCGTGCTCATCTGCTGCGCCTTCTTCATCGTCTTTGGCATTCTAGGAGTTCAG CTCTTCAAGGGCAAGTTCTATCATTGTGAAGGACCTGACACGAGGAATATCACTAACAAGACAGACTGCCTTCAGGCCAACTATCGATGGATACGCAGAAAGTACAACTTTGATAATTTGGGACAG gcgcttatgtctctgtttgttctgtcgTGTAAAGACGGCTGGGTGAACATTATGTATGATGGACTGGATGCCGTGGGTGTGGATCAACAG CCGGTTCGTAACCACAATCCCTGGATGCTCCTCTACTTCATCTCCTTCCTACTCATAGTCAGCTTCTTTGTGCTGAACATGTTTGTCGGCGTGGTGGTGGAGAACTTCCACAAGTGTCGCCAggaccaggaggaggaggaggcgcgTCTGCGGGAGGAGAAGAGGCAGAGGCTGATGGAGAAAAAGCGCAGGAGTAAGGAGAATTGCGGGTCTG AAGCTCAGCAGAGACCTTACTACGCTGACTACTCACCTGCTCGCCTCTACATCCACACACTATGCACCAGCCACTACCTGGACCTCTTCATCACAGGTATCATCTGTATCAACGTGGTCACCATGTCCATGGAGCATTACAACCAATCAGTG TATCTTGATGAAGCTTTGAAGTACTGCAACTATGTCTTTACGGTTGTCTTCATCATCGAAGCCCTGCTCAAACTGGTGGCGTTCGGTGTCCGGAGGTTCTTTAAGGACAG GTGGAATCAGTTGGATCTGGCCATCGTGCTTCTCTCCATCATGGGCATCACCCTGGAGGAGATAAAGATGAACGCCGCGCTCCCCATCAATCCCACCATCATCCGCATCATGAGAGTGCTGAGGATCGCCAGAG TGCTGAAGCTACTGAAGATGGCCACAGGGATGAGAGCTTTGCTGGACACGGTCATGCAGGCTCTACCCCAG gtGGGGAATCTGGGTTTGCTGTTCATGCTTCTGTTCTTCATTTATGCAGCACTGGGAGTGGAGCTTTTTGGGAAACTGG AATGCAGCGAAAAAAACCCGTGCGAGGGACTGAGCAGCCATGCTACGTTTGAGAACTTTGGGATGGCCTTTTTGACGCTTTTCAGGGTGTCGACAGGGGATAATTGGAATGGCATCATGAAG GATACTTTGCGAGAGTGCACTCCGGAGGACAAACATTGCCTGCCCTACCTGCCCTGGGTCTCGCCCATCTATTTTGTGACGTTTGTTCTGATGGCCCAGTTTGTGCTGGTGAACGTGGTGGTGGCGGTACTGATGAAGCATCTGGAGGAGAGCAATAAAGAAGCCAAAGAAGACGCGGAGATGGATGCTGAGATAGAGCTGGAGATGGAGATTGCGCGGAGACTCAGTAACGTCTCGGCTGGGAGCTCCGTCAGCCCTGAGGACAGGGCCACCTATGTAGGGCCCCGTCCCGACTCACCTGGTCAG GGTGACGGGTTGCAAGGCGGTCGGGAGAACTTGCTGTCTCCAcagaaaatgtcagtgtctAGAATGCACTCTTTACCCAATGACAGTTACATGTTCCGTCCCGTGAGGCCAGCCAGCGCACCATACCCCCTGCAAGAGGTGGATTCCAACCAGGGATACCTTGAATTAG ggtcTATCACGTCTGTCCATTCCCAGCCTTGTGAGGGACATTCCCTGCTCCAGGTCCCTGGCGTCTCCCCCGAGTCCTGCTTCAGCACCTGCATGCCCAGGATCCCACCACCGAAGCCCTCACCCACCCACAGCGTTGGCAGGGCCCTGCGAAGACAG GAAGCGATCAAAAACGACTCTGTCGACGTGCAGAGCTTTGACTCCAAAGACAACTTGAACAGACAGACGGGGGCCACGTCTGGCGGCTTCACCCTCCCGGTACCACGAATCTCTGCCCCCGGCAGCCCTCGGGCCTCGACCCTGCTTCCTGACCGCGGCCGTTCCCCAAGCGTCCGGACCCTGCAGTGCCTCTACAGCCAACACAACATCCCCTCCAGGCCCCCCAGCCGAGCCGGCAGCAGCAACAGCATCAGTCCCAGCAGCTCCATGTTCGACTCCACCGACCCCACCGACGAGGAGGTTCGTCACATCAACAGTTCGGCCAGGATGTGGGGAGGAGTTCAGACGGAAGTGcgcagtcactctctctccccctacgcCACCACCGAGGCTCTGCACTCCGACCCTGCTCCGGAGAAGAACTCCAGCAGTACGCTCAATCTGGCCGCATGCGGCCTGAGAGACAAGGACCTGAAGAAGATTTTTAGCGTAGACACTAAGGGGTTCCTGGATAAACCCACGGGAACTGAGGACCTCCGCCGACATTCTATTGAGATCTGTCCGTCCGTGGACGACGAGATGTTTAACCAGGCCAGAGGGGAGAAGAGGCACATTCCGGTCCGCGGTCAGTCGTTGCACATCCCGCGGAAAAAGAAGATGAGCCCTCCCTGCATCTCCATAGAGCCGCCCATGGAGACGAAGGGTCCCCCACCTCTGGTATCGATGAAGCCTCGGAAAGCCTCAGAGAGCAGCATGTTGCTACGGAGACGGACGCCGTCTTACGACATGGCCCTGCAGCGTGACTCCCTGGAGCTGCTGGAGCAGCAGGCCCTTAGCCAACCACCTCTGATCAAAGTGGAGAGGCACCCTTCCCACTGCGGAGAGTATCTGTCTCTGCCTCAGTTCACTTTCGAGCAGCCGGATCCCAGCGGATCCGTGGATCTCCTGGCAGATATTCTCAGTGAAAAGGACTCCTCCACCCAAAGCTCCTCCTTTGACAATAGAATCGAGGAGTCAACAGACTTCAGCACAGTAAACAGGACAGGCCAATGA